Proteins from one Ardenticatena maritima genomic window:
- a CDS encoding PstS family phosphate ABC transporter substrate-binding protein: MKRLSWLVVSLLVFVLAACGGSNESTTTTEGSAELSGNILIDGSSTVFPISEAVAEEFGLENPNVRVSVGVSGTGGGFKKFCAGETDISDASRPIKQSEIEQCQANGIEFIELPVAFDGLTVVVNPENDWATCMTVDELKMIWEPSAQGVITKWSQVRPDWPDETLSLYGPGTDSGTFDYFTDAIVGEEGASRGDYTASEDDNVLVQGVANDKYALGYFGFAYYVENQGKVKAVAIDGGNGCVEPTVETINNGTYQPLSRPIFIYVSTKALERPEVEAFVNFYLDNAATLAEEVGYVGLPEKAYELAKARVAQRITGSVFSGGSQVGVSIEDLLAIEEQ, from the coding sequence GAATTGAGCGGCAACATTTTGATTGACGGTTCCAGTACCGTTTTCCCCATCAGTGAAGCCGTTGCCGAAGAATTTGGTCTGGAAAACCCGAATGTGCGTGTCTCCGTTGGTGTGAGCGGCACAGGCGGCGGGTTCAAGAAGTTCTGCGCTGGCGAAACCGACATTTCGGATGCCTCGCGTCCCATCAAGCAGAGCGAAATTGAACAGTGCCAGGCGAACGGGATTGAATTCATCGAGTTGCCGGTGGCGTTTGACGGTTTGACCGTGGTGGTCAATCCCGAAAACGATTGGGCGACCTGCATGACCGTGGACGAGTTGAAGATGATTTGGGAGCCGAGCGCCCAGGGCGTGATTACCAAGTGGAGCCAGGTGCGCCCCGACTGGCCGGATGAAACGCTGAGCCTCTACGGTCCCGGCACCGACTCGGGGACGTTCGACTACTTCACCGACGCGATTGTGGGTGAAGAAGGCGCCAGCCGCGGCGATTACACCGCCAGCGAGGACGACAACGTTTTGGTGCAGGGTGTCGCCAACGACAAGTACGCCCTCGGCTACTTCGGCTTTGCGTACTACGTCGAAAACCAGGGGAAGGTGAAAGCCGTGGCGATTGACGGCGGCAACGGCTGTGTCGAGCCAACGGTGGAAACCATCAACAACGGGACGTACCAGCCGCTGTCGCGCCCCATCTTCATCTACGTGAGCACCAAGGCGCTGGAACGCCCCGAGGTCGAAGCGTTCGTCAACTTCTACCTGGACAACGCCGCCACGTTGGCCGAAGAAGTGGGCTACGTTGGGTTGCCCGAAAAGGCGTATGAACTGGCGAAAGCGCGCGTCGCCCAGCGCATTACGGGTTCGGTCTTCAGTGGTGGTTCGCAAGTGGGCGTTTCGATTGAAGATTTGCTGGCGATTGAAGAGCAATGA
- the pstC gene encoding phosphate ABC transporter permease subunit PstC: MSTSLPISEALRRKRRRDVGETVIRYLLLLCGLVSIATTIAIVVILFWESVQFFRDPLVSVWEFLTDTQWTPLFTDKHFGVWPLVVGTFMTSAIALIVALPLGLLSAIYLSEYASARTRSILKPILEILAGIPTVVYGYFALLFVTPALQKIIPDLAGFNAISPGIVMGIMILPMVSSLSEDALHAVPKALRDAGYGLGATKFEVATQIVVPAALSGIAASFILAVSRAVGETMIVAIAAGQRPVLTFDPRQPIQTMTAYIVQVSLGDTPAGSLAYKTIFAVAFLLFLMTLSLNVASHFIVRRYRQRYE, encoded by the coding sequence ATGAGCACATCTCTGCCCATTTCCGAGGCGTTGCGGCGCAAACGACGCCGCGACGTGGGGGAAACAGTCATTCGCTATTTGCTCTTGTTGTGCGGCTTGGTTTCGATTGCGACGACGATTGCGATTGTTGTGATTCTGTTTTGGGAATCGGTGCAATTCTTCCGCGACCCGCTGGTCTCGGTGTGGGAGTTTCTGACCGACACGCAATGGACGCCCCTTTTTACTGACAAACATTTTGGCGTCTGGCCGCTGGTGGTGGGGACGTTCATGACATCGGCGATTGCCCTGATTGTGGCGTTGCCGCTGGGCTTGTTGAGCGCCATTTACCTGAGCGAGTATGCCTCGGCGCGCACGCGCAGCATTCTCAAGCCCATTCTCGAAATTCTGGCGGGCATTCCCACCGTGGTGTACGGCTACTTTGCCTTGCTCTTCGTCACACCTGCCTTGCAGAAAATCATCCCCGATTTGGCGGGCTTCAATGCCATCAGCCCCGGTATCGTCATGGGCATTATGATTTTGCCCATGGTCTCTTCGCTCAGCGAAGACGCCCTGCACGCCGTCCCCAAAGCCCTGCGTGATGCGGGCTACGGCTTGGGCGCCACCAAGTTTGAAGTGGCGACGCAAATCGTCGTGCCGGCGGCGCTTTCGGGGATTGCGGCTTCCTTCATCCTGGCGGTCTCTCGTGCGGTGGGCGAAACGATGATTGTTGCCATCGCTGCTGGGCAACGCCCCGTGCTCACCTTCGACCCGCGCCAGCCCATCCAAACGATGACCGCCTACATCGTGCAAGTCAGCCTGGGCGATACACCTGCGGGCTCGCTGGCGTACAAAACCATCTTTGCGGTGGCGTTCCTGCTCTTCTTGATGACGCTCTCGCTCAACGTGGCCAGCCACTTCATTGTGCGGCGCTACCGCCAGCGCTACGAGTAA